DNA from Gracilinanus agilis isolate LMUSP501 chromosome 3, AgileGrace, whole genome shotgun sequence:
NNNNNNNNNNNNNNNNNNNNNNNNNNNNNNNNNNNNNNNNNNNNNNNNNNNNNNNNNNNNNNNNNNNNNNNNNNNNNNNNNNNNNNNNNNNNNNNNNNNNNNNNNNNNNNNNNNNNNNNNNNNNNNNNNNNNNNNNNNNNNNNNNNNNNNNNNNNNNNNNNNNNNNNNNNNNNNNNNNNNNNNNNNNNNNNNNNNNNNNNNNNNNNNNNNNNNNNNNNNNNNNNNNNNNNNNNNNNNNNNNNNNNNNNNNNNNNNNNNNNNNNNNNNNNNNNNNNNNNNNNNNNNNNNNNNNNNNNNNNNNNNNNNNNNNNNNNNNNNNNNNNNNNNNNNNNNNNNNNNNNNNNNNNNNNNNNNNNNNNNNNNNNNNNNNNNNNNNNNNNNNNNNNNNNNNNNNNNNNNNNNNNNNNNNNNNNNNNNNNNNNNNNNNNNNNNNNNNNNNNNNNNNNNNNNNNNNNNNNNNNNNNNNNNNNNNNNNNNNNNNNNNNNNNNNNNNNNNNNNNNNNNNNNNNNNNNNNNNNNNNNNNNNNNNNNNNNNNNNNNNNNNNNNNNNNNNNNNNNNNNNNNNNNNNNNNNNNNNNNNNNNNNNNNNNNNNNNNNNNNNNNNNNNNNNNNNNNNNNNNNNNNNNNNNNNNNNNNNNNNNNNNNNNNNNNNNNNNNNNNNNNNNNNNNNNNNNNNNNNNNNNNNNNNNNNNNNNNNNNNNNNNNNNNNNNNNNNNNNNNNNNNNNNNNNNNNNNNNNNNNNNNNNNNNNNNNNNNNNNNNNNNNNNNNNNNNNNNNNNNNNNNNNNNNNNNNNNNNNNNNNNNNNNNNNNNNNNNNNNNNNNNNNNNNNNNNNNNNNNNNNNNNNNNNNNNNNNNNNNNNNNNNNNNNNNNNNNNNNNNNNNNNNNNNNNNNNNNNNNNNNNNNNNNNNNNNNNNNNNNNNNNNNNNNNNNNNNNNNNNNNNNNNNNNNNNNNNNNNNNNNNNNNNNNNNNNNNNNNNNNNNNNNNNNNNNNNNNNNNNNNNNNNNNNNNNNNNNNNNNNNNNNNNNNNNNNNNNNNNNNNNNNNNNNNNNNNNNNNNNNNNNNNNNNNNNNNNNNNNNNNNNNNNNNNNNNNNNNNNNNNNNNNNNNNNNNNNNNNNNNNNNNNNNNNNNNNNNNNNNNNNNNNNNNNNNNNNNNNggaaggaaggaaggaaagaaggaagggagggaggaaggaaggaaggaaggaaggaagggagggagggagggagggaggggctcAACCTGGGTTTCAAGAACTTACTTTATTTAATATGTTAATAATTGTATTGCAATATAATCTgtatcctttgtaatcctatatattttattttatgtatttaaaaacatgatctGGAGAGGGGTGTCCATAGGCTCTACCAAACTGTCAAAGGAGTCCAAGACTCAAAAAAACAGTGAAGAACTACTCTGGTTCTAGGGTACCTGACTGTACTTGGTTGCTGCCTGAGACCATTCTCAACCAGCTCAACAACTTTTTGAAATATGAAGCCAGCCAGCTTAACTCTGACTGTTTTGCTGATCCATTCACCCAATAAACTGGCAAGCCAAGGAAATGGGTGCACCTGTCACAGTTTGTAGGATCACAAGAGCACAGATCCAGAACTGTAAGGGTCCTCAAAGGCCAAACTCTCtcctttcacagatgaaaaacaagcctagagagtttaagtgacttgtccaaagtcatccgggtagtaagtggcagagacaggatttgaactcaggtcctctgccTCCAGAACAGCTGCTGTCACTCCATTTTCTGGTTGGAttctactttccttctctttgtatttttctcctgtttctgcaTCCCATTGGGTGTGGAGGCTGGCTTCCCCTTGGGAACCCGATACTTGCTCTTTTGATAGTAAAACAGGTTCCTCTGGAAAAACCGGGGAATGTTGCCTTGATATAATAGGATTGCCACAACCATccctggaaaaaaagaagattttatgAGTCTAGGGAAGCCTATGAACTCACTGTCCAACTTGACTTCAAAGCACTACACCCAGGCAATGCAGGCCCCACCACCCTAGGCCTTTCTTCAAAGCTTCACTGTGGCATAGCTGACCAAGCTAAGAGACTACGAGCCCTAAAATATCTGGCCTTGCTCCACAGGTTCCAAGTGGGGGTCCAGTGGGGCAATGAAATGCTTGTGATTTGAAGACCAGCCTCACTCAATTTGGAGAAAGGCTCATCAACAGGTTGGTCCCTGGATAGGAATGTTTTTGGTCACACAGATCATGAAAGCCATTTGCAAAGGCAGAGAGGGGTAACCATTATCACCTGCAGTGACAGAGAAAGTGCCCAGATGGGTGCATCATAGACCCAATCTAAAAAGATTGAGTAAACACATGTGAAATGCAGTGAATTGAGctctgggtctagagtcaggaagattcatcaacTTATtgataagttcaaatccagcctcagacacttactagctgtgtgactttgggcaaatcacttcaccctgtttgcctcagtttccttatctgtaaaatgagctggaaaaggaaatggcaaaccattccagtttgccaagaaaactctgaatgggGTCACGAAGATTCAGACAGGGCTGAAATGGCTAACCAACAAAAGGATACCATCCTAGAATTATTGATTGGgaactgaaagggacttcagacTCCAACTaacccaatttcctcattttatagatgaaggtaCAGAGGCCTtgaatgttaaatgacttgtccacagtcacacaggcaAATGGTATAACATCAGGCTTTCCTCAGGAGTGTCCATGGTCTCAGTGTATCTTCCATGCTTAACTTTCCCATTATTTCCGTGTGTGTGTCTATATTCTACTTTTTAATACTTCAGACTATTATTCAATAACATTCAGTTATTCAGGGATTAAATATCCAACATATGATGGTTTGTGGTCATCAAGGGctatattttctaatttccttttggCCACAGAAGTTTTGAGTATTTTATTGCATCTTGAGACCTGCACCAGAGAGTAGTCAGGAGAAGTAAAGATAATGTTTGACCAGTTCcattttgtttcatatttgttTACTAAGTAAAGACAGAGAAATTTTCACTTTAAGTGAGATGTTAATTATCATTGTGCCCTCTGCTGTCCACGACCCAATGAATCCAAAGTTTAAAAAGGTAATTGCTTATTGAACCTTTAGGTAATAACAATATTAACTAGGCTTTATAGCACTTTTAGGttgacaaagttctttacaaatattatctcattgtatTCTCACAAAGACCTGGAGAAATTGGTGCTATGgtctattttgtagatgagaaaaatgaggcagagatcaagtgacttgccagggccaCACAACCTATAAATATCTGAAGGTGtattctgacttcaggtctagtgctctgtccactgtaccaccaagtcACCTCCAGTTTGGGGACTGGATTAGATGGCAGCCTCTAAAGTTGCTTCCAGTTCTAAACTTGTGACCCTCACATTGCCAACTTTGTCCTAAATAGATTCAAACCTCCAGACTTGAGGGAATGTTGGAAATGGACTCGAAGTTCCTTGAGCTTTCTTACCTGCCAGAGGGCCCAGGCAGTAGACCTGCATGTAATCCAAAAAAGTGTTTCCAGAGCAGTGAAAAGTCACAGAGAAGGCCAGGGCAGGGTTGAAGAAAGCAGAGGTGAATGGACCAGCTGTggaaagaacaatccagagggacacatttctgttggttttaactatctttttagtttttaattatttatatatgtgtaatatatatttacacacacacacacacacacacacacacatataaatttatctttttaggtTTTAACAAAGAATCCTCAAGCTGAAAGGGCCCTGGAAagtgttccctccctccctgacatttaaaaaacagtCATTATAACTAACTTGTAAAGATCATTTCAGACAATGGGATCCATTGTGATTTTGCTTCTCCTTCTATGGATGCTGGCATTTAGGTAACAGCTACAGAACTATGAGGTGCAATGGATAGTGTTGGGCCTCAAATGACAAAGTCTCCTCTCCCCAAGTTCAAGTCCAGTCTTATATACTAAGAAGTTGTTGACCCCAggagagtcatttaaccctgtttgcctcaatttcctcatctataaaaagagctggagaaggaaattgcaaaccactacagtatctttgccaagaaaaccccaaatggaacgACAAAGAACTGGACAGAACTGAAaaacagagagatagatgaaATCTCCCTAGTGAACCACCTCCACCTCCCTGGAGTCCCTAGTTGGAGTCAGTTACCATAAGGAAAGGAATCATGGGCCTTTGCAGAATACTGTCCTGGACCAAGAGATAATGCAAAAGAACAAATGTAGTTCTTAAGTACCCTGGGtctgttaaaaataatattgatatagatggatatctTTAAAAGTactaatagtttatttaaagccatattggtaggtaattaagaaggccacacacctgataagatctaattcaaatcacccgccattaccttctcccacctggctgcttcgaACAAAAGAGAGTGTCTCCCAATCACATCAGGAgttttatacctctgtctacgtaatcacacttcctccataggaggaattatgggaaatgtagttctcaagtGCCCTaagcatccacaggaagtttatatcatagaCCTCAATATTAAAGCTCAATGAAacccaaagaaccccaaattccaataacacaggTCTACTAAGCAATCTGAAACATCCTGTTTCCTTTTTCATCaagcctctctcttctttcccccaacATGGGAAACTAGATAGAAAAACATTGGATTTCACAAGGTTAAACACCACCAACCTAGCTCCTGCTAGAGTTGAACCAACAGTACAAAAGGAAATTGGATTCCCCAGCCTCTTACGTTGGCCTTCCAAGCCTGTTCTCTAATCTTTCCCTGAGACATTCTAGGATTGCGAACTTGAACCCTTCTTGACCACATCCAACCTTCCTACCCTTTGGAGGGGTGGCATGAGTTACACATGATGTAACAGCCagaatattaaatttgaaatctGGAATCCCAAGTTAAAATGTTATggcagacatttactagctgtggaaccAAGGCACTTAAATTCTCATGGACTCAGCTCCATCATCCgtaaaatggaggaaaggagggTACATCTACCCTTACAATAAGAGTaagaaaagcactttgcacatcCTAACAGCATACAAATGTGAGTTGTTAGAATTATTCTCTCTTTGCCCACACACAATTGGCAAACAATTAACAAAATGAATCTGACCTAGGTTGATCTTCACTGTGGTTGACATTTATTCAGGATAAGGCATTGTAGTAGGACATCCTTTGAATCTTTGGAGAAGGTTTGGTGGACTTGGGCttatcattccattttctttcatattttataatattatagatACCTTTGCTATTAGGCCACTTTTAAATGTCAACCCTTGAGGAAAGAGGTTAATTAACTAATATTATAAGTTTGGGGAAAGATGTTTTCCCACTTCATAGAGACAGAATgttctagttcagtgatgggcaaactttttaaagagggggccaaaggaaaggaaatgctcatgtgtcagtctgtttctaaggcaactctttcgaagattcattgtattgtatcctactcattgtattcgtcagattaggaataatgtcccacagctggatagaacctttcaggggtccacatctggcccacaggcggtggtttgcccatcactgttctagctGATTGGATATAATCAGATACCCCACTATACTGGCTATGTGTCCTTGGCTAAAGCATTAACTTTTGTGgatttcagttttcttacctgtatatatttatacattatatgcCCACTTCACAAAGTTATTGTAGGGAAGGCACTGTAAACTCTAAAGCATTGTAAAAAGATAAGTTATTTATTTCCTGAGGGTACTCCCCTTTAAGAATATAAGGCAGCTAGTTGGTAGCACAGTCAattgagtgctggacctggagtcaggaagttctgagttcaaaactgggcttggacacttagtagctgtgtgacttcacttaacctttgtctacctcagtttcttcagatgtaaaatggagataatactagaGCCtgcttcccaaggttgttgtattAGATAAGATTGGATTTGTAATGCATTTTGTGAACCTCAAAACACTACAGAAATGCTACCTATGAGGATAATGATCATGATAAGAATTCATTATATAATTagaataatagttaatatttgtaataagGCTTACAatatgctgggcactgtgctaagtgctttacaattattatctcatttggttctcacaacaaccttaggaggtaggtgttattattatccccatttacagataagaaaattgaggtaaacGGAGGTtgtgtgatttgcccaaggtccatggctgttaagtgtctgaagctggatttgaattcaagacttcctgattcctggcccaGCATGCCactccaaaaaaaataaattcatgagttgctcttctctcttttacatataatatataaaaaatatatacacacacatatatatgtatgtgtttatatattctatatttgcTATTTGATATATTTAGCATATGTAtcacatatatgatataaacatatatatatatataatttactacAGAGGTCTTTAAATAGCAACTTTCTGAATGAAATTAGAATTATTTACAGATTTAGAAGAGAAACTTAAAGATATATTAGGATCTAATGCCAATTACAATTTAATTAATGTAATTAACCAATTACAAATGAGACAAATCATCTGTCATATCACAGGACAAGTCAAGagcatcataggatcatagatacagAGCTGGAAAAGACATTTAGattccatctagtccaaccccttcactttgcagatgaagaaacttgaggcCAGAGAAATAAAgggacttgtccaatgtcatagagatagtaagtggcagaaaaAGACtggaacccaagttctctgacttcaagttcagtacTTGCCATTTTACCATACTGACAATGTGCTGTCTTATCAGCAAGTGAATAGGTAattctgcttatttattttttcatcccTAAACTAGGCTCCATCCATATTAACCATCATTTTCTCTTATCCCTTAGAGTTATCCCCATGTCCCACCTACTTGTTCTGAGGCTGTAATACTATctgatttccttttccctttccccttgtcCCCCAAAGTATGGTCTGACTTTTTAATCAAACTGAATAAAAAATTCGTTTGCTTTGGAGAATTTCATGACATCCTTTGAAGTAAATGAATCATTCTGACACATATTCTGAAACTAGAGCTCGAAATCACTCCACTAAAAGCTAAAGGAACGTAAGAATGTTTGGTAGCCCCCTCTCCCAAATGGCAAAATAAAGCCCAACAACTTCAAAGATTCCCTGACTCCTTTCTTCAATTCTCCCCATTTCACCCcactacatacacacataccccTTTCTGCCACCCTCTGGGGCCTAGCACTATTCCCCAGAAAACACTATAAAGCAAATGaccaactgaaaaacaactgaaattcactcatttcttaaggcacatcTTGCTTGACTTTCTTCAGACTAGCTGTCCCATTTCTTTTAAGTACTGACTATTGGCATGAatgcttcttttctcttttgtagtATAACATCGCTTTAGGGGATGACCTTCTTCCCCTTTGCCCCTACCCCAACTCCCAAGAAGAAAGTTCACTCACCTGTATAAGCCAAGATGGTGACAACGAGAGCCTGGGCTGTCACCCTATAGATAAAGAGACTGTGCTGAAATTGGAGCAGGGttaaatggaagaagaaagaacaagtgGCTTCCACCAAGGTGCCCTGGCCCACAGATGTCCGGAGGGAGGAGCTGCAATCTCTGGCAATCAGATTCTGGATTAGATGGAAATCTGTCAACTCCCAGGACCAATAGAGATTGGTCAAAACGCAGCTGGCCTTCATCCCCATAAAATGAGCGGACAGTTTGACAGCCGTCACCAGCAGAGAGGACTCCATCATCAGGAATTCCTGGATGGATACAGCCGGGTTGGCAGATGCCCCATCAAAAGAGAGCCCATGAACCAAAAAGAGCAGGAAGAGAAGAGTGAGGACCACATCTGGGCCAAAGCCGCCTCCCCAGAGCCCAATTTCCACTAACATCCTTAGTTCCAGGCAGCAAGCACACAGCTGGAGGGCACTTGCCAGCTCCCCAGCAAAGCTGCTGTAGATGTTCTGAGGGAGAAACATCTTGGAAAGCCTTCTGGCCCCTTCACAAAGGGtcacaataataaaaaagaagcagaGGGAGACATTCAAACCAGCCATCTGGAAATCCTCACTGGCCGTCAGAAGCAGAGGAGTATCTAGACTGTGCCACCCTGCAGGAAATCAGACCAGGCTTCCCCACACCTCTTTTAATATAGAAGTGGATATTAGCCAACGTGGCAAAAGCTCACAAGCATCCAGGTCCACCAGGTCAAGGAGGCTAAAGGGAAAACTCCCAGATGGCGGGAGGTGAGCAGTGCACAGCCCAAGGGTATTCTCTCTTATCTACAATCCCTTCCACCTTCAAAAACTTCCTTCTCCTTTCATCAACAGGTTCCAAAAGCAGAAAGCTACCGTCAGAAAGGTGCACAGCGAGGTGCACAGTGGCTGGGACTACCCAGACAAGTGTTGGTGAGTCACACCTTGGTAATAACCGTCTGCTTTTTCTTGCATTGACCTGGGGAGATCAGAAATGGTTGCTCCAAGCATCCTACGTTCAGAGCTTAGGGTTCATTACAAATCCACACAGACCACTGACTCCTGGTCTGTGACTCACCTGACACTTCCTGAAATACTGAGAGTATGTTTCTGATGTAAATACTAATATTCATGAACACTATTTTATGGGTGAATGTGTGTAAACCATTCCATAAATTTGGTGTTGGGAGACAAGACTGGCTCCTGTTAATTCTGTTCTAAAAAAACCATCATAAAACTATGCTATGATATTTAAagggcacagctaggtggctcagtgggcagggtgctgggcttagagtcaggaagattcatcttcatgagttcaagacacttaatggctgtgtgacactgggcaagtcacttaaccctgtttccctgagtttcctcatctctaaaatgagctggaaaattaACTGATAAACCAcactagtatctttaccaagaaagcctcaaatagagtcatgaagtgTCAAGCATGAATGAAACAACTGAGTAACAAGAAGAGTTGTTCTGAAGCAAAATGCTCTTTGGGTGAGagaaaaaatccttaccttatttttaatcaatctgttatttttctccttagaattttgtttttaatataaattatttttaaaatatagttgacatggaataataattaacatttatgtaaCCTTCTGAGATTTTTCAAAACACTTCACAtattttatgtcatttgatcttcgtaacaactctgtgaggtgaATACTATTATCATCcatattttacaattgagaaaactgagacagagattaagtgacatgtccagagaCACTCAACTAacatctgaagcagaatttgaactcaggactttctgactctaggctcagcgcATCAGCAGCATCATCAtaatcaatatttaaagaaagtatattatatgttaggcactgtgctaaacacttaaTCATtactctctcatttgatctttacaacaattgTGGGAGGTAcatgcaattattatccccatttttcagatgaaaaaagtgaagcaaacagaggtgaaattacttacccaaggtcacagagctagtaaatgacCGAGGCTaggcttgaattcaggtcttcctgactccaggcctggtgctttatctattCAACCACCAAGCTACCACTAAGCAGAGGcccaaaatgaatgtttaaatgtGAATGAATTCTTCCTAAAAGAATTCCCCTCTTGCTAAAGGTCTTCTATTTTGTTTGCTCCACTGATACTGGTCCTTATTTGGAGGGCAGAGGCCAAGCCCTAATCAAAAAGctgttccctttcctccctctataccagtgattgccaaagtgggcgccaccaccccctggtgggtgctgcagtgatccagggaggcggtgacgacctcaggtgcatttatctttcctattgattgctattaacatttttaaaaatttaatttccagggggctaagtaatattttttttctggaaaggggctggtaggccaaaaaagtttgggaaccactgatctaaacctTCCATGAAGGACCCAGCCAACACGCGAGGGGCCTTGCTTGCTCTGGATCTCTTGATATTACATGGATACCAACGGAGTACACAGGATGGTGCCCACCTTCTTTTCTAATCATATACCTCTTTGATGACATTTTTGATGCTACTTAGCCTGCTCACTTCATCCTTTAGCTTCTTGGGTCACATCACAAATGTCTTCTCTATCTTTTGGGTAAAATATTCTAGAGAGACTAAGGTATTCTGTGACTTGTAGATGTACAGAGTATTACCAAAGCAATGATTAAAAAGATAAGCCTTTAAATTTTAGGGAAATGGGGAATATTGGAAATACCGCACAAAGTTTTTGTGGCTAAAAAACGAACTGGAAATCAGATAGATATCCACTGATTGGGGAAAGGCTATACAAATTGTGGTAGGGTCaacaggtggctcaatggattgaaagtcaggcctagagacaggaggtcctggcttcaaatctggcctcagacacttcctatccgggtgaccctgggcaagtcacttaaccccagttgcctagccctttccgcacttctgccttggaactgatactgataagacagaaggtaaaggttttttaaaaaaggatagtaaaaacaaaaccaaaaaaaattatagtacgTAAACAtcatgaatatgaaaaattcacagaagaataAGACTAAATTGAAGACTATAGGaaatctttcccaatccctcttaaacCTAGTGcattccaaatattatttctatcTCATACAGAGCATCTTTGCATATAaccatttgcatgttgtcttttccattagcCTATGAGTTCCTGAAGGGCAGGAATTACCTTTTGctgttctttgtatccccagcctggcacacagtaagcacttaatctATGCTGACTGATGCAAATGAAGTAAAGAGAACCATGAAAATAGGATGCACAGTTATATCAATtgtaaaggaaagaagacaaaaatcaatAAGTGAACCCTGAGTCACTGTAATGACCAAGGTTAACCCTGGAGAAGAATCAATAAAAGGCactttttcctttcattgaaaGGATGAAGGGCCATGGAATGTGGAATATGGCGTATCCTGTCAGACACAATCAACATGTTGGTTAATTGTGCTTAACTGTTTATTGCTCTTcaaaaaatttttgttataaaaactgCCACACTTGATAGAGGaaggaatatattcagaaatcaATGTGTTAAAAAAACAAGACATtgatcaaaattttttaaaaattgaactaaaacaaatttaaagcaCTATCCATTTTCCCAAAAGCATTTAGGAAATTCTCCTACTCAGTTCTGGGccctgtttatcatttcattgGCAGTGCCTCTCAAAGATAAATGTACCAATCAATTATGTTCTTTGGGTTAACCATCTTATTGCAAATCACAGTCTGGAGATGAGGCATTTTCATACACTTGTTTTTTTGCATGTGGATAGACTGAACATTATGAAATGCTCCTAGATACAATCAACATAAAGTCATCCCAAAATAGGAACATCTGAAGGACTTTGCCTTTCCATTTGGACTCTGAAGTTGTTTGTAATAGTGGCAACTTTCTTTGGGGAGTGTTTTAGTTCTTATTTGATATGAATAACTACAGAGTTTTTGAACAATGTCATTTCTGCTATTGGGTCTTTCAAGATTTTGATGTATGCAGGGGAAAAACACTGTTGAAGGAAAACTTTAAAGGGGGCATCTTACTTACAGAATCAAATACTTtttgatagcaaaaaaaaaaataataaaaacaagacACAGTAGTATCTTGTATTCTCTGGTCCTTTCAGTCAATAAACGGAGAGACTGTAAAGATGTGATCTATTTAGGAATAGCATTTGTGAAAGCTTCTTTGTTCCCTAATCATTCCTCCACTGAGAATGCCTCATATGTGTATAGATTATTCTCCTAAAGATTTATTAGAGATGAGAGAGTGGGCACACGAATTAGTAATCATGACATTTTCTTGGTcaccttttcttttcattaacaATAAGGGtcatgattttttccccaaaaaaatttGGTGGCTTCTTCTCTTTCACATCTCTTGAGAATCAAACCCATAACACATTTGAAATTGTATTGACTCTAGTAcaagatttttctcttcttttctttattttctttagtacaATTTCTACTTCATCCCAAAGTGGAATAAGATTATGGTGCTAATGGCCAAATGTGTATATTGGAGAGAACATGGAAAGGATTCTACCTCTAATGCTTTTTAGCTATTCAATCACAAGCAAATCACAGTCTCTCTGTGTTTCAATTTCCATAGTTACAGAACCAGGATGAAGAATACTTATAGTacttacctcacaaggttgtttaGTTTTTAATGAGATAGTTTGTGTAAAGTGGTTGGAAAACTTTAGGCCATTATATAAAtggttgatccaaccattctggagagcaatttggaactatgaccaaagagctataaaactgtacatatcctatgatccagcaataccactactaagtctgaatctcaaaaaaaacttttttaaaaaagttaaggaaCGGACAAGTAGTATAATTTCTGAAAAACCTTGAAGGAttcatgtgaactgatgcaaagtgaagtttcTTAGCattatattgtgtgtgtgtgtatatatattgttaaagggattttctttgtctctccctctgtctccttaagaggctagagagcagggtttctaagtagatcagaactgacaggttCAGTGATTCAGTGAGCCAGAGCTAAAGATTCTATTACCAAAGAGACCAGGACCTGAGGGGAGGAAGTAGCTTGCCCTCTGACAGGAAGTTAGGGGGATAGTTGGACAGCGAGAAGGAAGTAGGTAGTAAATAATTTATAGAGTAGGTTAAGGTAGGTCTGGTGTGTCAAGCAGAAGAACTTGTCTTGAGAAGACAGTTAaagatagttttaggaaattttaggtagttattaggaattttaggta
Protein-coding regions in this window:
- the LOC123239433 gene encoding aquaporin-12-like, with protein sequence MAGLNVSLCFFFIIVTLCEGARRLSKMFLPQNIYSSFAGELASALQLCACCLELRMLVEIGLWGGGFGPDVVLTLLFLLFLVHGLSFDGASANPAVSIQEFLMMESSLLVTAVKLSAHFMGMKASCVLTNLYWSWELTDFHLIQNLIARDCSSSLRTSVGQGTLVEATCSFFFHLTLLQFQHSLFIYRVTAQALVVTILAYTAGPFTSAFFNPALAFSVTFHCSGNTFLDYMQVYCLGPLAGMVVAILLYQGNIPRFFQRNLFYYQKSKYRVPKGKPASTPNGMQKQEKNTKRRKVESNQKME